A genomic region of Larus michahellis chromosome 25, bLarMic1.1, whole genome shotgun sequence contains the following coding sequences:
- the CDC37 gene encoding hsp90 co-chaperone Cdc37: MVDYSVWDHIEVSDDEDETHPNIDTASLFRWRHQARVERMEQFQKEKEELDKGCRECKRKLAECQKKMKELEVGDPESGKGELEKLQAEAQQLRNEEKSWENKLEELKKKEKNMPWNVDTLSKDGFSKSVFNVKPEEKEETEEQKEKKHKTFVERYEKQIKHFGMLRRWDDSQKYLSDNPHLVCEETANYLVIWCIDLEVEEKHALMEQVAHQTIVMQFILELAKSLKVDPRACFRQFFTKIKTADQQYMEGFNDELEAFKERVRGRAKVRIEKAMKEYEEEERQKRLGPGGLDPVEVYESLPPELQKCFDVKDVQMLQDTISKMDPTEAKYHMQRCIDSGLWVPNAKGGEAAEKGGGGGGEALYEEIKKENGDEEKGTA, from the exons GCTCGCGTGGAGCGGATGGAGCaattccagaaggaaaaagaagagctggaTAAAGGATGCAGGGAATGCAAACGGAAACTCGCCGAATgccagaagaaaatgaaggagcTGGAAGTGGGGGATCCGGAAAGCGGGAAAGGGGAGTTGGAAAAACTCCAAGCCGAAGCCCAGCAGCTGAGGAACGAAGAGAAAAGCTGGGAGAATAAATTGGAGGAgctgaaaaagaaggagaaaaacatgcCCTGGAACGTCGACACCCTCAGCAAAGATGGTTTCAGCAAG AGCGTTTTCAACGTCAAAccggaggagaaggaagaaacggaagaacagaaagagaaaaaacacaaaactttcgTGGAGAGATACGAGAAGCAGATCAAACACTTCG GGATGCTGCGGCGCTGGGACGACAGCCAGAAATATCTCTCGGATAACCCGCACCTCGTTTGCGAGGAGACGGCTAATTACTTAGTCATCTGGTGCATCGATCTGGAGGTGGAAGAG aaaCACGCCCTGATGGAGCAGGTCGCCCACCAGACCATCGTCATGCAGTTCATCCTGGAGCTGGCCAAGAGCCTGAAGGTGGATCCCAGGGCTTGTTTCAGGCAGTTTTTCACCAAAATTAAG ACGGCCGACCAGCAGTACATGGAGGGTTTCAACGACGAGCTGGAAGCCTTCAAAGAGCGGGTGCGGGGGCGAGCCAAGGTGCGCATCGAGAAGGCGATGAAGGAATACGAGGAAGAGGAGCGGCAGAAACGCCTGGGCCCCGGCGGGCTGGACCCCGTGGAGGTCTACGAGTCCCTCCCGCCT GAGCTGCAGAAATGCTTTGACGTAAAAGACGTTCAGATGTTGCAAGACACCATCAGCAAAATGGATCCCACC GAGGCCAAGTACCACATGCAGCGCTGCATCGATTCGGGGCTCTGGGTCCCCAACGCCAAAGGGGGGGAAGCGGCCGAGaaaggggggggcggcggcggcgaagcCCTTTACGAAGAAATCAAGAAGGAAAACGGCGACGAGGAGAAAGGAACCGCGTGa